A region of Ochotona princeps isolate mOchPri1 chromosome 2, mOchPri1.hap1, whole genome shotgun sequence DNA encodes the following proteins:
- the LOC101531328 gene encoding glutathione S-transferase Mu 1: protein MPITLGYWDLRGLVLPIRALLEYTGTSYVEKHYTMGDAPDHDQSQWLSEKFKLGLDFPNLPYLIDGTHKLTQSNAILRYLGRKHNLCGETEEEKIRVDILENQVMDNRLQLVAVCYSPDFEKLKPDYLKGFPDKLTLYSQFLGKRPWFAGDKITIADFLVYDILDQNRIFAPGCLDAFPNLKDFMARFEGLPKIAAYMKSSRFIKVPLFLKLASWTGK, encoded by the exons atgCCTATAACCCTGGGCTACTGGGACCTCCGCGGG TTGGTGTTGCCCATCCGCGCACTCTTGGAATACACTGGCACCAGCTATGTGGAAAAGCATTACACCATGGGAGACG CTCCCGACCATGACCAAAGCCAGTGGCTGAGTGAGAAATTCAAGCTGGGCCTGGACTTTCCCAAC ctgccctacttgATTGACGGCACTCACAAACTCACCCAGAGCAATGCCATCCTGCGCTACCTCGGCCGCAAGCACAACCTGT GTGGGGAGACAGAAGAGGAGAAAATCCGCGTGGACATTTTGGAGAACCAGGTTATGGACAATCGCTTGCAACTGGTAGCGGTCTGCTATAGTCCTGACTTT GAGAAGCTGAAGCCTGACTACCTGAAGGGTTTCCCAGACAAGCTGACACTGTACTCCCAGTTCCTGGGGAAGCGGCCCTGGTTTGCAGGGGACAAG ATCACCATTGCTGATTTCCTCGTCTATGATATCCTGGACCAGAACCGTATATTTGCTCCTGGTTGCCTGGATGCATTCCCAAACCTGAAGGATTTCATGGCTCGATTTGAG GGCCTGCCGAAGATCGCTGCCTACATGAAGTCCAGCCGCTTCATCAAAGTCCCTCTGTTTTTAAAGCTTGCCTCCTGGACAGGAAAATAG